The following coding sequences lie in one Salvelinus fontinalis isolate EN_2023a chromosome 21, ASM2944872v1, whole genome shotgun sequence genomic window:
- the LOC129818107 gene encoding vacuolar protein sorting-associated protein 37B-like codes for MAEFMDKFSSFTMTQLNELLEDDEKLNSIVKEMNEMCEVQQVKELTLVSNISLAEQNLQLQPSLDLQKNQLTSRSRHLQELYDNYQLRKSTLYHGSGNSSLDILLALLQAEGAKIEEETENMADSFLDGELALDCFIDDYQRRRHLAHVRRVKIDKLRELVLKGLTRSQQTPTQPSRPQDFPSTPYTNGALSPQSTQAAPPPSPQHSGLSYQVAPYPAMPFPSQGPPGYPSSPYPQSPQQHPTSPCLPPRTGFIMQ; via the exons ATGGCAGAATTCATGGATAAATTCAGCTCTTTCACCATGACGCAGTTAAATGAGTTGCTTGAAGACGATGAAAAGTTAAATTCTATTGTCAAAGAAATGAACGAG aTGTGTGAGGTGCAGCAGGTGAAAGAGCTGACCCTGGTCAGTAACATCAGTCTGGCAGAACAGAACCTCCAACTGCAGCCCAGTCTGGACCTTCAGAAGAACCAGCTCACCTCACGCTCCCGCCACCTACAGGAGCTCTACGACAACTATCAGCTACGCAAGTCCACACTCT ACCATGGTTCAGGCAACAGCTCTCTGGACATTCTGCTGGCTCTGCTGCAAGCTGAGGGAGCCAAGATAGAAGAGGAGActgag AACATGGCAGACTCGTTTCTGGATGGAGAGCTGGCTCTGGACTGCTTTATCGATGACTACCAGCGGAGGCGCCATCTTGCTCACGTGCGCCGTGTAAAGATTGACAAACTTCGAGAGCTGGTGTTGAAGGGTCTCACTAGATCCCAGCAGACCCCTACCCAGCCCAGTCGACCCCAGGACTTCCCCTCTACCCCCTACACAAATGGAGCCCTCTCCCCCCAATCTACGCAAGctgcccctcctccctcccctcagcaCAGCGGCCTTTCATACCAAGTCGCCCCGTATCCCGCCATGCCTTTCCCCAGCCAGGGTCCTCCAGGCTACCCCAGCAGCCCCTACCCTCAATCCCCCCAGCAACACCCCACCTCCCCATGCCTGCCCCCCCGAACTGGCTTCATCAtgcagtga